The Takifugu rubripes chromosome 3, fTakRub1.2, whole genome shotgun sequence genome contains a region encoding:
- the plekhg5b gene encoding pleckstrin homology domain-containing family G member 5 isoform X5 → MHFDRHPRFDLQPQASILARNVSTRSCPPRTSPPSDLEEEDEGSNDRGERKTGGIKLVKKKARRRHTDDPSKECFTLKFDLNVDINTEIVPAMKKKSLREVLGPVFERHGIDMSRINLFLDQSNTALSLDFDAYPLGGHYLKVKARQGDELKVEQGVKDLRSLSLPNMKPSAGQSSYILTPGSEKAEHGSLGRREGDDLLGQARRRKNITEFLGEANIPTPDALGQISGSLPSVGVGSESWKNRAASRFSGFFSSNAGAGPFGKELDRLEQLQSKLHSYSMFGLPKVPQQLSFHQDSWEEGEEEETNLAMEDSWQMLLDDPQTLTRRQFHQQEAIWELLHTEATYIKKLRVITDLFLCGLLNLQESGLLGDVEPSRLFSNIQEIVCLHRALWNQVMLPVLEKARQARALLDPTHLHHGFMTFGSRFQPYIRYCMEEEGCMEYMRTLLRDNELFRTYVTWGETHKQCNRLKLADMVAKPHQRLTKYPLLLKSILKKTDEPATRDVLNSMVAVVEGFINSVDSQMRLRQEKQKLATISARIDSYEAVEGSSEEVEKILKEYNHFDLMAPMRGTSPEEIRQLHLEGALRMKEGKDSRMDVYCVLFTDLLLITKPVKKVEKVKIIRQPLLVHNIVCKELKDPGSFILIYLNEFKNAVAAYTFQANSATQGRSWVDAISNVQNKLKRCTKQEEEEEEEEESSNSTTSSPCLRHKDQQNSSQSDGSTETLSVMDIDEPGEHGDPSANKNLEGITDKDLAEVPQTRATSSPRRLYSEPGPDPEELDPQCRSLSMDSAYGTLSPESLLRELQPQPDQSEGEEEEEEEDELQQATRVEEEEEEEEDSTSLGSQQSVVQSSKPRRWPRVQPHLHLSRSEDNLLQHFHGKNAASHTRSLDPEAQAESRSRDPDSTLAHSRSLSELGQSCLELFTSDIDHLGDCSNGSETAEPTCTAEDGGDAGRSSPSDQSQNSCSDGETALPAGVGVRNKSTSGGGSSGEVSPKNRKSPAQQHKKLTVAQLYRIRTTLVLNSTLTASEV, encoded by the exons ATGCACTTTGACCGACACCCACGATTCGACTTGCAGCCTCAAG CCTCCATCCTGGCTCGGAACGTATCCACGCGCTCATGTCCCCCGCGGACCAGCCCCCCCTCtgacctggaggaagaagacgagGGGAGCAACGACCGCGG GGAGCGGAAAACTGGAGGGATAAAGTTGGTGAAAAAGAAGGCCAGGAGACGACATACCGAT GACCCCAGTAAGGAGTGCTTCACCCTCAAGTTCGATCTAAATGTGGACATAAACACGGAGATTGTTCCTgcaatgaaaaagaaaagcctcAG AGAGGTTCTGGGTCCGGTGTTTGAAAGGCACGGGATCGACATGTCCCGGATCAACCTGTTCCTGGACCAGTCCAACACGGCACTGTCCCTCGACTTTGATGCGTACCCCCTCGGAGGCCATTACCTCAAAGTCAAAG CGCGACAGGGTGATGAGCTGAAGGTGGAACAAGGCGTGAAGGACCTGCGCTCGCTCAGCCTGCCCAACATGAAgccctctgctggtcagagCTCCTACATCCTCACCCCCGGCAGCGAGAAGGCGGAGCATGGATCTCTGGGACGGCGAGAGGGTGACGATCTCTTG GGTCAGGCACGACGGAGGAAGAACATTACAGAGTTCCTGGGGGAGGCCAATATTCCCACCCCGGATGCTCTGGGGCAGATCAGTGGCTCCTTGCCCAGTGTTGGGGTTGGGTCAGAGAGCTGGAAGAACCGGGCTGCCAGCCGCTTCAGTGGCTTCTTCAGCTCCAACGCTGGAGCGGGACCCTTTGGCAAG GAGTTGGACCgtttggagcagctgcagagtaAACTCCACTCCTACTCAATGTTTGGTCTGCCCAAAGTGCCCCAGCAGCTGTCCTTCCACCAGGACtcctgggaggagggggaggaggaggagaccaacCTGGCCATGGAGGACAGTTGGCAGATGCTTCTGGACGATCCGCAG ACTCTGACCAGGAGACAGTTCCACCAGCAGGAGGCGATATGGGAGCTTCTGCACACTGAAGCCACATACATAAAGAAACTGCGAGTCATCACTGAT CTCTTCCTGTGTGGGCTGCtgaacctgcaggagagcggcctGCTGGGGGACGTGGAGCCGTCCAGGCTGTTCAGCAACATCCAGGAGATCGTCTGCCTTCACAGGGCCCTGTGGAACCAGGTGATGCTGCCGGTCCTGGAGAAGGCCAGGCAGGCGCGTGCACTCCTCGACCCCACCCACCTGCACCACGGCTTCATGACG TTTGGCTCCAGGTTCCAGCCATACATCCGTTActgcatggaggaggagggctgcaTGGAATACATGCGCACGCTGCTCAGGGACAATGAGCTCTTCAGGACCTACGTCACG TGGGGAGAGACGCACAAGCAGTGTAATCGGCTGAAGCTGGCCGACATGGTGGCGAAGCCTCACCAGAGGCTCACCAAGTATCCGCTCCTGCTGAAGAGCATCCTGAAGAAGACGGACGAGCCGGCGACCCGTGACGTCCTCAACAGCATG gtggcagTAGTGGAGGGCTTCATCAACAGCGTGGACTCTCAGATGCGCCTGCgtcaggaaaaacagaaactcGCCACCATCTCCGCTCGCATCGACTCCTATGAAGCCGTCGAGGGCAGCAGTGAAGAAGTAGAAAAG ATCCTTAAAGAGTACAACCACTTCGACCTGATGGCTCCCATGAGAGGAACCTCTCCGGAGGAAATCCGACAGCTGCACCTGGAGGGGGCTCTGAGGATGAAGGAAGGCAAAGACAGTCGG ATGGACGTCTACTGTGTCCTGTTTACCGATCTGCTGCTGATCACCAAACCGGTGAAGAAAGTGGAGAAAGTGAAAATCATCCGGCAGCCTCTCCTTGTCCACAACATCGTCTGCAAGGAGCTCAAAGATCCAG GCTCCTTCATCCTCATCTACCTCAACGAGTTTAAGAATGCAGTGGCAGCCTACACTTTCCAGGCCAACAGCGCCACCCAGGGGCGAAGCTGGGTCGATGCAATCTCCAACGTACAG AACAAGTTGAAGAGATGCACAaagcaagaagaggaggaggaagaggaggaggagagcagtaACTCCACAACAAGTTCTCCATGTCTGAGGCACAAAGACCAGCAGAACTCGAG ccaatcagatggTTCCACCGAGACGCTGTCGGTGATGGACATTGACGAGCCCGGAGAACACGGAGATCCTTCTGCCAACAAGAATCTAGAGGGAATCACAGATAAAGACCTGGCTGAAGTCCCTCAGACTCGGGCCACTTCAAGTCCCCGCAGACTTTACTCTGAGCCAGGACCTGACCCAGAAGAGCTGGACCCCCAGTGCCGCTCCCTCTCCATGGACAGCGCCTATGGGACTCTCTCGCCAGAGTCGCTCCTGAGAGAGCTTCAACCACAGCCGGACCAGagtgaaggagaagaggaggaggaggaggaggatgaactGCAGCAGGCCACGAgggtagaggaagaggaggaggaagaggaggactcCACGTCACTAGGCTCCCAGCAATCGGTGGTCCAGTCCTCTAAACCTCGGCGGTGGCCCCGTGTTCAGCCGCACCTCCATCTGTCTCGCTCGGAGGACAACCTGCTGCAGCACTTTCACGGGAAAAACGCTGCATCGCACACGCGTTCGCTCGACCCTGAAGCGCAGGCCGAGTCACGCTCCAGGGACCCCGACAGCACGCTGGCTCACAGCAGGAGCTTGTCAGAACTGGGCCAAAGCTGCCTGGAGTTGTTTACCAGTGACATCGACCATTTAGGTGACTGCTCCAACGGCAGCGAGACGGCTGAGCCGACCTGCACCGCGGAGGACGGGGGGGACGCTGGGCGCTCCTCGCCTTCCGATCAGTCGCAGAACAGCTGCTCGGATGGGGAAACGGCTCTGCCTGCTGGCGTGGGCGTGAGGAACAAGTCCACATCTGGTGGCGGCAGCTCGGGGGAAGTTTCACCCAAAAACAGGAAGTCGCCGGCGCAGCAGCACAAGAAGCTAACGGTGGCTCAGCTGTACAGGATACGCACCACTCTCGTCCTCAACTCCACGCTCACTGCATC GGAGGTATAA
- the plekhg5b gene encoding pleckstrin homology domain-containing family G member 5 isoform X1: MFLYWKKRGAYELEPSPPSLAEERYSWASSLDVIHNLCDDKPVQEEDWVLCQHPECAERRRASKVCHHPDCRDLNNKSPLHLCESCDSRCHSENSDNMHFDRHPRFDLQPQASILARNVSTRSCPPRTSPPSDLEEEDEGSNDRGERKTGGIKLVKKKARRRHTDDPSKECFTLKFDLNVDINTEIVPAMKKKSLREVLGPVFERHGIDMSRINLFLDQSNTALSLDFDAYPLGGHYLKVKARQGDELKVEQGVKDLRSLSLPNMKPSAGQSSYILTPGSEKAEHGSLGRREGDDLLGQARRRKNITEFLGEANIPTPDALGQISGSLPSVGVGSESWKNRAASRFSGFFSSNAGAGPFGKELDRLEQLQSKLHSYSMFGLPKVPQQLSFHQDSWEEGEEEETNLAMEDSWQMLLDDPQTLTRRQFHQQEAIWELLHTEATYIKKLRVITDLFLCGLLNLQESGLLGDVEPSRLFSNIQEIVCLHRALWNQVMLPVLEKARQARALLDPTHLHHGFMTFGSRFQPYIRYCMEEEGCMEYMRTLLRDNELFRTYVTWGETHKQCNRLKLADMVAKPHQRLTKYPLLLKSILKKTDEPATRDVLNSMVAVVEGFINSVDSQMRLRQEKQKLATISARIDSYEAVEGSSEEVEKILKEYNHFDLMAPMRGTSPEEIRQLHLEGALRMKEGKDSRMDVYCVLFTDLLLITKPVKKVEKVKIIRQPLLVHNIVCKELKDPGSFILIYLNEFKNAVAAYTFQANSATQGRSWVDAISNVQNKLKRCTKQEEEEEEEEESSNSTTSSPCLRHKDQQNSSQSDGSTETLSVMDIDEPGEHGDPSANKNLEGITDKDLAEVPQTRATSSPRRLYSEPGPDPEELDPQCRSLSMDSAYGTLSPESLLRELQPQPDQSEGEEEEEEEDELQQATRVEEEEEEEEDSTSLGSQQSVVQSSKPRRWPRVQPHLHLSRSEDNLLQHFHGKNAASHTRSLDPEAQAESRSRDPDSTLAHSRSLSELGQSCLELFTSDIDHLGDCSNGSETAEPTCTAEDGGDAGRSSPSDQSQNSCSDGETALPAGVGVRNKSTSGGGSSGEVSPKNRKSPAQQHKKLTVAQLYRIRTTLVLNSTLTAS, from the exons GTTTGCCACCACCCAGACTGCCGTGACCTGAATAACAAAAGCCCCCTTCACCTGTGTGAGTCATGTGACTCGCGCTGCCACTCGGAGAACTCTGACAACATGCACTTTGACCGACACCCACGATTCGACTTGCAGCCTCAAG CCTCCATCCTGGCTCGGAACGTATCCACGCGCTCATGTCCCCCGCGGACCAGCCCCCCCTCtgacctggaggaagaagacgagGGGAGCAACGACCGCGG GGAGCGGAAAACTGGAGGGATAAAGTTGGTGAAAAAGAAGGCCAGGAGACGACATACCGAT GACCCCAGTAAGGAGTGCTTCACCCTCAAGTTCGATCTAAATGTGGACATAAACACGGAGATTGTTCCTgcaatgaaaaagaaaagcctcAG AGAGGTTCTGGGTCCGGTGTTTGAAAGGCACGGGATCGACATGTCCCGGATCAACCTGTTCCTGGACCAGTCCAACACGGCACTGTCCCTCGACTTTGATGCGTACCCCCTCGGAGGCCATTACCTCAAAGTCAAAG CGCGACAGGGTGATGAGCTGAAGGTGGAACAAGGCGTGAAGGACCTGCGCTCGCTCAGCCTGCCCAACATGAAgccctctgctggtcagagCTCCTACATCCTCACCCCCGGCAGCGAGAAGGCGGAGCATGGATCTCTGGGACGGCGAGAGGGTGACGATCTCTTG GGTCAGGCACGACGGAGGAAGAACATTACAGAGTTCCTGGGGGAGGCCAATATTCCCACCCCGGATGCTCTGGGGCAGATCAGTGGCTCCTTGCCCAGTGTTGGGGTTGGGTCAGAGAGCTGGAAGAACCGGGCTGCCAGCCGCTTCAGTGGCTTCTTCAGCTCCAACGCTGGAGCGGGACCCTTTGGCAAG GAGTTGGACCgtttggagcagctgcagagtaAACTCCACTCCTACTCAATGTTTGGTCTGCCCAAAGTGCCCCAGCAGCTGTCCTTCCACCAGGACtcctgggaggagggggaggaggaggagaccaacCTGGCCATGGAGGACAGTTGGCAGATGCTTCTGGACGATCCGCAG ACTCTGACCAGGAGACAGTTCCACCAGCAGGAGGCGATATGGGAGCTTCTGCACACTGAAGCCACATACATAAAGAAACTGCGAGTCATCACTGAT CTCTTCCTGTGTGGGCTGCtgaacctgcaggagagcggcctGCTGGGGGACGTGGAGCCGTCCAGGCTGTTCAGCAACATCCAGGAGATCGTCTGCCTTCACAGGGCCCTGTGGAACCAGGTGATGCTGCCGGTCCTGGAGAAGGCCAGGCAGGCGCGTGCACTCCTCGACCCCACCCACCTGCACCACGGCTTCATGACG TTTGGCTCCAGGTTCCAGCCATACATCCGTTActgcatggaggaggagggctgcaTGGAATACATGCGCACGCTGCTCAGGGACAATGAGCTCTTCAGGACCTACGTCACG TGGGGAGAGACGCACAAGCAGTGTAATCGGCTGAAGCTGGCCGACATGGTGGCGAAGCCTCACCAGAGGCTCACCAAGTATCCGCTCCTGCTGAAGAGCATCCTGAAGAAGACGGACGAGCCGGCGACCCGTGACGTCCTCAACAGCATG gtggcagTAGTGGAGGGCTTCATCAACAGCGTGGACTCTCAGATGCGCCTGCgtcaggaaaaacagaaactcGCCACCATCTCCGCTCGCATCGACTCCTATGAAGCCGTCGAGGGCAGCAGTGAAGAAGTAGAAAAG ATCCTTAAAGAGTACAACCACTTCGACCTGATGGCTCCCATGAGAGGAACCTCTCCGGAGGAAATCCGACAGCTGCACCTGGAGGGGGCTCTGAGGATGAAGGAAGGCAAAGACAGTCGG ATGGACGTCTACTGTGTCCTGTTTACCGATCTGCTGCTGATCACCAAACCGGTGAAGAAAGTGGAGAAAGTGAAAATCATCCGGCAGCCTCTCCTTGTCCACAACATCGTCTGCAAGGAGCTCAAAGATCCAG GCTCCTTCATCCTCATCTACCTCAACGAGTTTAAGAATGCAGTGGCAGCCTACACTTTCCAGGCCAACAGCGCCACCCAGGGGCGAAGCTGGGTCGATGCAATCTCCAACGTACAG AACAAGTTGAAGAGATGCACAaagcaagaagaggaggaggaagaggaggaggagagcagtaACTCCACAACAAGTTCTCCATGTCTGAGGCACAAAGACCAGCAGAACTCGAG ccaatcagatggTTCCACCGAGACGCTGTCGGTGATGGACATTGACGAGCCCGGAGAACACGGAGATCCTTCTGCCAACAAGAATCTAGAGGGAATCACAGATAAAGACCTGGCTGAAGTCCCTCAGACTCGGGCCACTTCAAGTCCCCGCAGACTTTACTCTGAGCCAGGACCTGACCCAGAAGAGCTGGACCCCCAGTGCCGCTCCCTCTCCATGGACAGCGCCTATGGGACTCTCTCGCCAGAGTCGCTCCTGAGAGAGCTTCAACCACAGCCGGACCAGagtgaaggagaagaggaggaggaggaggaggatgaactGCAGCAGGCCACGAgggtagaggaagaggaggaggaagaggaggactcCACGTCACTAGGCTCCCAGCAATCGGTGGTCCAGTCCTCTAAACCTCGGCGGTGGCCCCGTGTTCAGCCGCACCTCCATCTGTCTCGCTCGGAGGACAACCTGCTGCAGCACTTTCACGGGAAAAACGCTGCATCGCACACGCGTTCGCTCGACCCTGAAGCGCAGGCCGAGTCACGCTCCAGGGACCCCGACAGCACGCTGGCTCACAGCAGGAGCTTGTCAGAACTGGGCCAAAGCTGCCTGGAGTTGTTTACCAGTGACATCGACCATTTAGGTGACTGCTCCAACGGCAGCGAGACGGCTGAGCCGACCTGCACCGCGGAGGACGGGGGGGACGCTGGGCGCTCCTCGCCTTCCGATCAGTCGCAGAACAGCTGCTCGGATGGGGAAACGGCTCTGCCTGCTGGCGTGGGCGTGAGGAACAAGTCCACATCTGGTGGCGGCAGCTCGGGGGAAGTTTCACCCAAAAACAGGAAGTCGCCGGCGCAGCAGCACAAGAAGCTAACGGTGGCTCAGCTGTACAGGATACGCACCACTCTCGTCCTCAACTCCACGCTCACTGCATCGTAA